A region of Polyangiaceae bacterium DNA encodes the following proteins:
- a CDS encoding serine/threonine protein kinase: protein MKETDGIPLGTVVAGRYRVQHRLGEGGMGSVYAVEHVHTGQELALKVLNPKMVRDQIALERFRREARAPARIQSDHVVQVTDADVAPELGGVPFLVMELLRGQSFDQLLEHRMPQVEALLYLQQMARALDKAASLGIVHRDIKPENLILTRREDGTPCVKLLDFGIAKLTQGSESVASKTATGAIFGTPLYMAPEQILGQPEKICAQTDIWALGIMAHRMLVGIEPWTAETLPHLVAQIAYEPLPVPSERGSRLGGEFDRWFARCCARRPEDRFATASEAVSALALALGEEAPMVSSGADLGTSAPRISSRRGSTKDAFAATAVAGAHSAIGSDTLSAQVTTKKGPNKLVVAGGALLAGLVLGGIWMLVQGTGAKGEAAGPAPAATREPTVSAPAEPSATKPQVEPTTSPEVLPTASVAPTQSSKPPVKPVVGSGPKPPPTTTSTGGAKDPLDMGRK, encoded by the coding sequence ATGAAAGAGACGGATGGCATCCCCCTGGGCACGGTGGTGGCGGGGCGCTACCGCGTCCAACACCGCCTGGGCGAGGGCGGAATGGGCTCCGTCTACGCGGTCGAGCACGTCCACACGGGCCAAGAGCTGGCGCTGAAGGTCCTGAACCCGAAGATGGTCCGTGACCAGATCGCCCTCGAGCGCTTCCGGCGCGAGGCCCGGGCGCCTGCCCGCATCCAGAGCGACCACGTGGTGCAGGTGACCGACGCGGACGTCGCGCCGGAGCTGGGCGGCGTGCCGTTCCTGGTCATGGAGCTCCTGCGCGGGCAGAGCTTCGATCAGCTCCTCGAGCACCGCATGCCCCAGGTCGAGGCGCTGCTCTACCTCCAGCAGATGGCGCGCGCTCTCGACAAGGCGGCGAGCCTCGGCATCGTCCATCGCGACATCAAGCCGGAGAACCTGATCCTGACGCGGCGCGAAGACGGCACGCCCTGCGTGAAGCTCCTCGACTTCGGCATCGCCAAGCTGACTCAAGGCTCCGAGAGCGTCGCCTCCAAGACGGCGACCGGCGCCATCTTCGGCACGCCGCTGTACATGGCGCCGGAGCAGATCCTCGGTCAGCCCGAGAAGATCTGCGCGCAGACCGACATCTGGGCGCTGGGCATCATGGCGCACCGCATGCTCGTCGGGATCGAGCCCTGGACGGCGGAGACGCTGCCGCACTTGGTCGCGCAGATCGCCTACGAGCCGCTGCCGGTACCGAGCGAGCGCGGCTCCCGCCTCGGCGGCGAGTTCGATCGCTGGTTCGCGCGCTGCTGCGCACGGCGACCCGAGGACCGCTTCGCGACCGCGTCCGAGGCAGTCAGCGCGCTAGCTCTGGCGCTGGGAGAAGAGGCGCCAATGGTGAGCTCCGGGGCGGACCTCGGCACCTCCGCGCCGCGCATCAGCTCCCGGCGCGGCTCCACGAAGGACGCCTTCGCCGCCACCGCGGTCGCGGGCGCGCACTCCGCCATCGGCTCCGACACACTCTCGGCGCAGGTCACCACCAAGAAGGGCCCGAACAAGCTGGTCGTCGCGGGCGGCGCGCTGCTCGCGGGCTTGGTCCTCGGTGGGATCTGGATGCTCGTCCAAGGCACGGGAGCCAAGGGCGAAGCGGCGGGCCCGGCGCCGGCGGCCACCCGGGAGCCGACCGTCTCGGCGCCGGCGGAGCCGAGCGCGACGAAGCCCCAGGTCGAGCCCACCACGAGCCCCGAGGTGCTCCCCACCGCCAGCGTCGCGCCCACGCAGAGCTCGAAGCCACCCGTGAAGCCAGTCGTTGGGAGCGGACCGAAGCCCCCCCCCACGACGACCTCCACCGGCGGCGCCAAAGACCCCTTGGACATGGGACGTAAATGA
- a CDS encoding DNA-binding protein: MTAPDNRDIADALEQIADLLAAQDGDAFRVRAYRAAGDSVRKCPRALAELDREGGVAALAELPAIGKSIAALISELCHSGRVPLLERLRGQVSPEDLFTTLPGIGEALATRLHRELGVETLEELELAAHDGRLEGLPGFGRRRAQALRDLLDVRLSRSTRRRARLVPATDQPAAAPSVDVLLGVDAEYRARAAADELPKIAPRRFNPEGAAWLPILHTDRDGWHFTALYSNTARAHELGTTRDWVILYFEQDGHEGQCTVVTEHRGPLAGKRVVRGREAECARVDSGDRRS; the protein is encoded by the coding sequence GTGACGGCGCCGGACAACCGCGACATCGCCGACGCGCTGGAGCAGATCGCCGATCTGCTCGCGGCGCAGGATGGCGACGCGTTTCGAGTGCGCGCCTATCGCGCGGCAGGCGACTCCGTCCGCAAGTGCCCGCGCGCGCTCGCGGAGCTCGACCGAGAGGGAGGCGTCGCCGCGCTCGCCGAGCTACCCGCGATCGGCAAGAGCATCGCCGCGCTGATCTCCGAGCTCTGTCACAGCGGGCGCGTCCCGCTGCTCGAGCGCCTGCGGGGCCAGGTCTCGCCGGAGGATCTGTTCACCACGTTGCCGGGCATCGGAGAGGCCTTGGCCACGCGCCTGCACCGGGAGCTCGGGGTCGAGACGCTGGAGGAGCTCGAGCTCGCGGCCCACGACGGCCGGCTCGAGGGCCTGCCGGGCTTCGGCCGGCGCAGAGCGCAGGCGCTGCGGGATCTGCTCGACGTCCGGCTCTCGCGCTCGACCCGCCGCCGAGCTCGGCTCGTGCCCGCGACCGACCAACCAGCCGCCGCGCCCAGCGTGGACGTGCTCCTCGGGGTTGACGCCGAGTATCGAGCGCGTGCGGCCGCGGACGAGCTGCCGAAGATCGCGCCGCGGCGCTTCAACCCCGAAGGCGCGGCCTGGCTGCCCATCCTCCACACCGACCGCGACGGCTGGCACTTCACCGCGCTCTACTCCAACACCGCCCGCGCCCACGAGCTCGGGACGACGCGCGATTGGGTGATCCTGTACTTCGAGCAGGACGGCCACGAAGGGCAGTGCACGGTGGTCACCGAGCACCGCGGTCCACTCGCGGGGAAGCGCGTGGTGCGCGGCAGGGAGGCCGAGTGTGCGCGGGTCGACTCGGGCGATCGCCGGAGCTAA
- a CDS encoding Crp/Fnr family transcriptional regulator, with the protein MSVAPSALRKIPLFANITDEHLGQLVAACKLRKVPSGTVLFEAGSVSDHFLILTEGEISLREGAEESFRLKPIAPVGELGALAKLERRTTAVSATAAEVLEISVKDLMQFFEDHGDVAFPFHYNLIRVVADKIRRDTRRTEEMRKNLMTTQKAMKRMRDALLEGEDTPLNKQLYEELEVLIEQNKKGHYLVEPAEALPTSVRLDDGSVVPVHAMSKDWLHLPSNAGTPKHGAFWSGVLLLPEREIAVSGTVDGSDDDGMHIRLDMLIDDYNRAVEDHLTRLQMLDFVL; encoded by the coding sequence ATGTCCGTCGCCCCGTCCGCGCTGCGCAAGATCCCCCTGTTCGCCAACATCACGGACGAGCACCTGGGCCAGCTCGTCGCGGCCTGCAAGCTGCGAAAGGTCCCGAGCGGCACGGTGCTGTTCGAGGCGGGGTCCGTCTCCGATCACTTCTTGATCTTGACGGAGGGCGAGATCTCGCTGCGCGAAGGCGCAGAGGAGAGCTTTCGACTGAAGCCGATCGCGCCCGTGGGCGAGCTCGGCGCGCTCGCCAAGCTCGAGCGCCGCACCACGGCGGTGTCCGCCACAGCGGCCGAGGTGCTCGAGATCTCCGTGAAGGACCTGATGCAGTTCTTCGAAGACCACGGCGATGTGGCCTTCCCCTTCCACTACAACCTGATCCGCGTCGTCGCCGACAAGATCCGGCGCGACACGCGGCGCACCGAGGAGATGCGCAAGAACCTCATGACCACTCAGAAGGCCATGAAACGCATGCGCGACGCCCTGCTCGAGGGCGAGGACACTCCGCTCAACAAGCAGCTGTACGAAGAGCTCGAGGTCTTGATCGAGCAGAACAAGAAGGGGCACTACCTGGTGGAGCCGGCGGAGGCGCTGCCCACCTCGGTGCGCCTCGACGACGGCAGCGTCGTGCCGGTGCACGCGATGAGCAAAGACTGGCTGCACCTGCCCTCGAACGCGGGGACGCCCAAGCACGGCGCGTTCTGGAGCGGCGTGTTGCTCTTGCCGGAGCGCGAGATCGCCGTGAGCGGCACCGTCGACGGGAGCGACGACGACGGCATGCACATCCGCCTGGACATGCTAATAGACGACTACAACCGCGCCGTCGAAGACCACCTCACGCGGCTGCAAATGCTCGATTTCGTGCTCTGA
- a CDS encoding CoA pyrophosphatase has translation MGAPLGPQLGRLADALGARAPRQFSRRSWLARAAVAVVLREQADGVELLLGRRAHAAGDRWSGHLAFPGGLEQPGDADARATAVRETLEEAGLDLGRHAQHLGALSQLITARHGSVAPLVVAPQVFALVDPVEPTLGPELVSASWIPLDALRRCRAARSRLGRALGWFSRAHGERLGETSLWGLTLAFVDELVEV, from the coding sequence ATGGGAGCGCCGCTCGGACCGCAGCTCGGCCGGCTGGCGGACGCCCTGGGCGCCCGCGCGCCGAGGCAGTTCTCCCGCCGGAGTTGGCTGGCGCGGGCCGCAGTCGCGGTGGTTCTCCGAGAGCAGGCCGACGGGGTGGAGTTGCTGCTCGGGCGGCGGGCCCACGCAGCGGGCGACCGCTGGTCCGGGCACCTGGCGTTCCCCGGTGGGTTGGAGCAACCCGGCGACGCGGATGCCCGGGCGACCGCGGTCCGGGAGACGTTGGAGGAGGCCGGACTCGACCTCGGCCGGCATGCCCAGCACCTCGGCGCGCTGTCGCAGCTGATCACGGCCCGGCACGGCTCGGTCGCGCCGCTGGTGGTCGCGCCGCAGGTGTTCGCGTTGGTCGACCCGGTCGAGCCGACTTTGGGCCCGGAGCTGGTTTCCGCCAGCTGGATCCCGCTGGACGCCCTGCGCCGGTGTCGCGCCGCGCGGTCGCGGCTCGGCCGAGCCCTCGGCTGGTTCTCCCGGGCACATGGGGAGCGCCTCGGCGAGACCTCCCTCTGGGGGCTGACCCTGGCGTTCGTGGACGAGCTGGTGGAGGTGTGA
- a CDS encoding FadR family transcriptional regulator produces the protein MSPPSARKADEVADDLLRRIVSGDIAVGSLLPRESDLAESYGVGRSVVREANKLLEVHRLVRPTRRRGTEVLDPLCSVTPAVLRAMLLDAEGRVDRAMLAEFLEIRAELDEKMTRLAAERRTRSDLVAIEHAILRIEQSPPGSAERSAASSDLGTALARATKNRIYVMLAHWHAEIAEDLEPLLVKVREPVAEARGQRLLLDAITARDSDLAGRLVAEFHRWANQRLLDAARNQHRHSQRHRTES, from the coding sequence GTGAGCCCGCCCAGCGCGCGCAAGGCCGACGAGGTCGCCGACGATCTGCTCCGACGCATCGTCTCCGGCGACATCGCCGTCGGCTCGCTCTTGCCCCGGGAGAGTGACCTGGCGGAGAGCTACGGCGTCGGTCGCAGCGTGGTGCGCGAGGCCAACAAGCTGCTCGAGGTGCACCGGCTGGTGCGCCCGACCCGCCGCCGCGGCACTGAGGTGCTCGACCCGCTGTGCTCGGTGACGCCTGCGGTGCTGCGCGCGATGCTCCTCGACGCCGAAGGCCGGGTGGACCGCGCCATGCTCGCCGAGTTCCTGGAGATCCGCGCGGAGCTCGACGAGAAGATGACGCGGCTCGCGGCCGAGCGGCGCACCCGCAGCGACCTGGTGGCCATCGAGCACGCCATCTTGCGCATCGAGCAGAGCCCGCCGGGCTCCGCAGAGCGTTCCGCCGCCTCGAGCGACCTGGGCACCGCGCTGGCGCGGGCCACGAAGAACCGCATCTACGTGATGCTGGCTCACTGGCACGCCGAGATCGCCGAGGACCTCGAGCCCTTGCTCGTCAAGGTGCGCGAGCCGGTGGCCGAGGCGCGCGGGCAGCGCTTGTTGCTAGACGCCATCACGGCGCGCGACTCGGATCTTGCCGGCCGCCTGGTGGCCGAGTTCCACCGCTGGGCGAACCAGCGCCTGTTGGACGCTGCGCGAAACCAGCACCGCCACAGCCAGAGACACCGAACCGAGAGCTGA